From a single Silene latifolia isolate original U9 population chromosome 6, ASM4854445v1, whole genome shotgun sequence genomic region:
- the LOC141587081 gene encoding metacaspase-1-like, whose protein sequence is MVSFVKCSKCRAESPIQPEANAIRCGYCHTITRVPDRGMTPHLRGGPIRPPSGRKKAVICGINYKGSGEDELNGCINDAKSMKNLLINRFKFPESNIMLLTDEEKDRRRIPTRDNIIKAMSWLVDGVRAGDSLVFHFAGHGMQEEDDDGDDADGFDEAICPLDVETEGGILDDEINDIIVKPIPPGAKLTAIIDACHSGTVLDLPFRCRILNRRGQYVWKDHRPKSLEWKGTNGGEVIAISGCADHQTSEEIKGFSKVIDNGAMTYCFIQAVEKGQATTYGNLFSTMKASIRNITQIDSQGNTTQLTQDLQLSSNERFDPYAKPFSL, encoded by the exons ATGGTTTCATTTGTGAAGTGCTCTAAGTGCAGGGCTGAGTCTCCAATCCAACCAGAAGCCAATGCGATCCGCTGTGGCTACTGCCACACCATCACCCGTGTCCCTGATCGTGGCATGACGCCTCACCTCAGGGGCGGACCCATTCGCCCCCCTTCTGGAAGAAAGAAGGCGGTAATATGTGGGATCAATTATAAAGGATCCGGCGAGGATGAGCTCAATGGATGTATAAATGATGCCAAGTCAATGAAAAATTTGCTGATTAACCGATTTAAGTTCCCTGAATCTAACATTATGTTGCTCACTG ATGAAGAGAAGGATCGACGCAGGATTCCAACAAGAGACAATATAATAAAAGCCATGAGTTGGTTAGTAGATGGGGTTCGAGCAGGCGACTCGCTTGTGTTTCACTTTGCAGGGCATGGTATGCaagaggaggatgatgacggagATGACGCAGATGGGTTCGATGAAGCTATATGTCCCTTGGACGTTGAAACTGAGGGGGGAATATTAGATGATGAAATCAACGATATCATTGTTAAGCCTATTCCTCCTGGTGCTAAGCTTACTGCTATTATAGATGCTTGCCATAGTGGTACTGTGCTTGATCTTCCTTTCCGTTGTCGGATTCTCAATAG GAGAGGACAATACGTTTGGAAAGACCACCGCCCGAAATCGCTTGAATGGAAGGGTACAAATGGCGGGGAAGTTATTGCCATTAGCGGGTGTGCCGATCATCAAACATCTGAGGAAATAAAG GGGTTTTCAAAGGTAATTGACAATGGAGCAATGACCTATTGTTTCATCCAGGCAGTTGAAAAAGGACAGGCTACTACTTATGGGAATTTGTTCAGTACTATGAAGGCTTCCATTCGCAACATAACTCAGATTGACAGTCAAGGAAACACTACTCAATTGACACAG GATCTTCAATTGTCTTCCAATGAACGATTTGATCCATACGCAAAGCCATTTTCGCTATGA